The nucleotide sequence AACCCGGCTGGAGGCAAGTCCAGTCACTCCCGCCTGAATATATAGGGCGGGTAGAGGGAACGTGGGGAAGTGAAACATCTCAGTACCCACAGGAAGAGAAAGCAACCGCGATTCCGTGAGTAGTGGCGAGCGAAAGCGGAAGAGGCTAAACCGTATCTGTGTGATAGCTGTCAGGCGTTGCAGGTACGGGGTCGTGGGACTTTTCGGATGAGGCTGACACCTTGTCATGGAGTCAAAAAATCGTGTCATAGTCGAAGGACATTGAAAGGTCCGGCACAGAGGGTGCGACCCCCGTAGACGAAATGTCATGATCTCCAGAGAAGTATCCCAAGTAGCACGGGGCCCGAGAAATCCCGTGTGAATCTGGCGGGACCACCCGCTAAGCCTAAATATTCCCTGGTGACCGATAGCGGACAAGTACCGTGAGGGAAAGGTGAAAAGTACCCCGGGAGGGGAGTGAAATAGATCCTGAAACCGTTTGCCTACAATCCGTCGGAGCCTCCTTGTGGGGTGACGGCGTGCCTTTTGAAGAATGAGCCTGCGAGTTAGTGCTCAGTGGCGAGGTTAACCCGTGTGGGGAAGCCGTAGCGAAAGCGAGTCCGAATAGGGCGATTGAGTCGCTGGGTCTAGACCCGAAGCGGAGTGATCTACCCATGGCCAGGTTGAAGCGACGGTAAGACGTCGTGGAGGACCGAACCCACTTAGGTTGAAAACTGAGGGGATGAGCTGTGGGTAGGGGTGAAAGGCCAATCAAACTCCGTGATAGCTGGTTCTCCCCGAAATGCATTTAGGTGCAGCGTCACGTGTTTCTTACCGGAGGTAGAGCTACTGGATAGCCGATGGGCCTCACCAGGTTACTGACGTTAGCCAAACTCCGAATGCCGGTAAGTGAGAGCGTGGCAGTGAGACTGCGGGGGATAAGCTCCGTAGTCGAGAGGGAAACAGCCCAGATCACCAGCTAAGGCCCCTAAGCGTGTGCTAAGTGGGAAAGGATGTGGAGTTGCATTGACAACCAGGAGGTTGGCTTAGAAGCAGCCACCCTTTAAAGAGTGCGTAATAGCTCACTGGTCAAGTGATTCCGCGCCGACAATGTAGCGGGGCTCAAGCACACCGCCGAAGCTGTGGCATTGACATATTGCCCGGCCACCACGCCTGCGGGTTGGTGGTCCAAGCGTGTCGATGGGTAGGGGAGCGTCGTGTGGCCAGGGAAGCGGCGGAGTGATCCAGCCGTGGAGGCCACACGAGTGAGAATGCAGGCATGAGTAGCGAATGACGGGTGAGAAACCCGTCCGCCGAATAACCAAGGGTTCCAGGGTCAAGCTAATCTGCCCTGGGTAAGTCGGGACCTAAGGCGAGGCCGACAGGCGTAGTCGATGGACATCCGGTTGATATTCCGGAACCGGCGAAGAACCGCCCATGACGAACCTTCTGATGCTAAACGCCTGAAACCGGCCACTGCCTGCTCTCCTTCGGGAGTGTGGGTCGGCCGGCGGAACGCGTGACCCGAGGTTGTAGTAGTCAAGCGATGGAGAGACGCAGGAAGGTAGCCTCCGCGTGGCGATGGTAGTCCACGTCCAAGGGTGTAGGGAGTGACATAGGCAAATCCGTGTCACACATATCCTGAGACCTGATAGTGACCGCGAATGCGGGAAGCAGGGTGATCCTATGCTGCCAAGAAAATCTTCTAGCGAGGTTCGAGCCGCCCGTACCCCAAACCGACTCAGGTGGTTAGGTAGAGAATACCAAGGCGATCGAGTGAATCGTGGTTAAGGAATTCGGCAAAATGCCCCCGTAACTTCGGGAGAAGGGGGGCCCAGACCTTGAAGGACTTCACGTCCTAGGGGAAAGGGCCGCAGAGACCAGGGAGAAGCGACTGTTTACTAAAAACACAGGTCCGTGCGAAGTCGCAAGACGATGTATACGGACTGACGCCTGCCCGGTGCTGGAAGGTTAAGAGGACGGGTTAGATCCCTTTGGGGTCGAAGCTCAGAATTTAAGCCCCAGTAAACGGCGGTGGTAACTATAACCATCCTAAGGTAGCGAAATTCCTTGTCGGGTAAGTTCCGACCTGCACGAATGGCGTAACGACTTCTCCACTGTCTCAACCGCGAACTCGGCGAAATTGCACTACGAGTAAAGATGCTCGTTACGCGCAGAAGGACGGAAAGACCCCGGGACCTTTACTATAGCTTGGTATTGGTGTTCGGTACGGCTTGTGTAGGATAGGTGGGAGACTGTGAAGCATGCACGCCAGTGTGTGTGGAGTCAACGTTGAAATACCACTCTGGTCGTTCTGGATATCTAACCTCGGTCCGTGATCCGGATCAGGGACAGTGCCTGGTGGGTAGTTTAACTGGGGCGGTTGCCTCCTAAAATGTAACGGAGGCGCTCAAAGGTTCCCTCAGCCTGGTTGGCAATCAGGTGTCGAGTGTAAGTACACAAGGGAGCTTGACTGCGAGACTGACAGGTCGAGCAGGGACGAAAGTCGGAACTAGTGACCCGGCGGTGGCTTGTGGAAGCGCCGTCGCTCAACGGATAAAAGGTACCCCGGGGATAACAGGCTGATCTTGCCCAAGAGTCCATATCGACGGCATGGTTTGGCACCTCGATGTCGGCTCGTCGCATCCTGGGGGTGGAGTTGCTCCCAAGGGTTGGGCTGTTCGCCCATTAAAGCGGTACGCGAGCTGGGTTTAGAACGTCGTGAGACAGTTCGGTCCCTATCCTCTGTGCGCGTAGGAAACTTGAGAAGGGCTGTCCCTAGTACGAGAGGACCGGGATGGACGAACCTCTGGTGTGTCAGTTGTTCTGCCAAGGGCACCGCTGATTAGCTACGTTCGGAAGTGATAACCGCTGAAAGCATCTAAGCGGGAAGCACGCTTCAAGATGAGGTTTCCATGGGACTTGTTCCCGAGAGGCTCCCGGCTAGACTACCGGGTTGATAGGCCAGATGTGGAAGTGCAGCAATGCATGCAGCTGACTGGTACTAATAAGCCGACAACTTGATACACACTTACAAGACTTTCTGTGTTCGCGTCCACTGTGCAGTTCCCGAGATACGGTCGGGAACCCGATTTGAGATCTCCATAGAGTTTCGGCTGTCATAGCGAAGGGGAAACGCCCGGCTCCATTCCGAACCCGGAAGCTAAGCCCTTCAGCGCCGATGGTACTGCACTGGTGACGGTGTGGGAGAGTAGGACGCAGCCGGACAACCAATCCAGAAAGGGCCCACCAACACGTTTGGTGGGCCCTTTCTCGGTTTCCCGAACACCTCGCGTCCACTGCTTTGGCGTTCAACGTTTCAGCAGTCAATGCCTGGACGTTCAGTGCCAGAGTGTTCGATGCCAGAGCGTTGAACGTCCTGAGCGGTCGTCATCGCCCACACCGTGTCCTCCCCAGAGCCCACCGCACCCGCGGTGGGCTCTCGTGCGTCCGGCGGCCACGCCGGCCAGGCGTGTGCGGCTCTGAAAATGCGGGTGCCGAGCGCCTTCTGACTTGGCACCATGACGGGGTGGGACACGTGGACATCGCCGGCGTCGGCTACTCGCTCCCGGACGGCCGTCCTCTCCTGCGTGAGGTGAGCCTGCGGGTCGGGGAGGGAGCCAAGGTGGCGCTCGTCGGGCCGAACGGGACCGGCAAGACGACCCTGCTGCGCATCCTCGCCGGGGACCTCGACGCCCAGGACGGCGTCGTGACCCGCAGTGGTGGTCTCGGGGTGATGCGCCAGTTCATCGGCAAGGTCCGTGACGGCTCCACCGTGCGCGACCTCCTCGTCTCGGTGGCCCCGGCCGCCATCCGGGCCGCTGCGGCCGAGGTCGAGCGGACCGAGCTGGCGATGATGGAGCGCGAGAGCGAGCAGGACCAGCTCGACTACGCCCAGGCCCTCGTCGACTGGGGCGACGTCGGCGGCTACGAGTGGGAGACCCTCTGGGACGTCTGCACCGTCGCCGCGCTCGGCGTCCCGTACGAGCGCGCCCAGTGGCGCCCGGTGACGACGCTCTCCGGGGGCGAGCAGAAGCGCCTCGTGCTCGAGGCCCTGCTGCGCGGCCCGGAGGAGGTGCTCGTGCTCGACGAGCCCGACAACTACCTCGACGTGCCGGCCAAGCGCTGGCTCGAGGAGCAGCTCGTCGCCTCCCCGAAGACCGTCCTGTTCGTCAGCCACGACCGCGAGCTCCTCGACCGGGTCGCCAGCCGCATCGTCACCCTCGAGCCGGGGCACGGCGGCAACACCGCCTGGGTGCATCCGGGGCGCTTCTCCACCTACGACGCGGCGCGGGAGGACCGCAACGCCCGGCTCGAGGAGCTGCGGCGGCGCTGGGACGAGGAGCACGCCAAGCTCAAGGCCCTGGTCGTCATGTACCGGCAGAAGGCGGCCTACAACTCCGACATGGCCGCCCGGCTCCAGGCCGCGGAGACCCGGCTGCGGCGGTTCGTGGAGGCCGGTCCGCCGGAGGCCGTTCCCCTGCGGCAGAGGGTGTCGATGCGCCTGACCGGCGGCCGGACGGCGAAGCGGGCCGTCGTGGCGTCCGGGCTCGAGCTGCGGGTCGGCGGGGAGCGGCTCGTCGAGCCGTTCGACACCGAGCTGTGGTTCGGCGAGCGGGTCGGCGTGCTCGGCAGCAACGGGTCGGGCAAGTCGCACTTCCTGCGGCTGCTCGCGGCCGGCGGCACGGACCCCGAGCGCGAGCACGAGCCCGTCGGGGAGATCCGTCCCGGCCCGGTCGAGCACGGTGGACGGGTCGTCCTCGGCAGCCGGGTGCGCCCCGGCTGGTTCGCCCAGACCCACGACCACGCGGCCCTCCACGGCCGCACGCTGCTCGAGATCCTCCACCGCGGGGACGAGCACCGGGCCGGGATGCCCCGCGACCTCGCGGCACGGGCGCTGGACCGGTACGGGCTCGCCGGCGCAGCGGAGCAGTCCTTCGACGCGCTGTCCGGTGGCCAGCAGGCCCGGCTGCAGATCCTCCTGCTCGAGCTGTCCGGCGCGACCCTTCTCCTGCTCGACGAGCCGACCGACAACCTCGACCTGCACTCGGCGGAGGCCCTCGAGGACGCCCTCGCGGCGTTCGAGGGCACCGTTGTCGCGGTGACCCACGACCGGTGGTTCGCCCGCGACCTCGACCGCTTCCTCGTCTTCCGCCAGGACGGCCGGGTCGTGGAGGCCGACGAGCCGGTGTGGGACGAGGGACGGGTGCAGCGCACGCGGTAGGTCCGCCCGGGGCCGACGCCGAAGGGTAAAGACTTGGTCAGGACGGTCGCTGCCCCTTCATGTAAAGCGTTTACGCATCTAGGTTCACTGGTCGGAGAGCCCGCGCCGGACGGGACCGCCCGTCCGCCACCCGAGGAGCAACGATGCCCCGAGCCCATCGCCGCCTGTCCACCGTCGTCGCGACGGCCCTGGTCCTGGGGACACCGGGCCTGCTGGCCGCCGTCCCCGCCTCGGCCACCGACCGCTCGGTCGCCCTCGTCGGCGACCTCCAGAGCGAGCTCGGCTGCGCCGCGGACTGGGCGCCCGACTGCGACGCGACCGAGCTGACCCGTGAGGGGAGCACCGACACCTGGAGCGCGACCTTCCGCCTGCCGGCCGGCAGCTACCAGTGGAAGGTCGCCCTCGACGACGGCTGGACCGAGAACTACGGCGCCGGCGGGGTGTTCGACGGCCCCAACGTGCCACTCGTGCTCGAGGGCGACGCCCGCGTGCGGTTCACCTACGACGACGCGACCCACGCCATCTCGATGACGCCCGTCGACCTCGCGGGCGGCACGTCCCGGGCCGACCGCCGCCTGGCCCAGGACTCGCTGCGCTCCAGCCTGACGCGCGAGCGGTTCTACTTCGTCATGGCCGACCGGTTCGCCAACGGCTCCACCGCCAACGACCGCGGCGGCCTGACCGGGGGCCCGCTGACGACGGGCTTCGACCCGACCCACAAGGGCTTCTACCACGGTGGTGACCTCAAGGGCCTGACCCAGAAGCTCGACTACATCAAGGGCATGGGCACGACGGCCATCTGGCTGACGCCGAGCTTCACGAACAAGCCGGTGCAGGGTGGCCCCGGCCAGGAGAGCGCCGGCTACCACGGCTACTGGATCACCGACTTCACGAAGATCGACCCCCACCTGGGCACGAACGCCGAGATGAAGAAGCTCATCGACGCGGCGCACAGGAAGGGGATGAAGGTCTTCTTCGACATCATCACCAACCACACCGCCGACGTCATCGACTACCGCGAGGACCAGTACACCTACCGGACGAAGAAGGCCTTCCCGTACAAGGACGCGAGCGGCACCGCCTTCGACGACCGCGACCACGTCAACCAGGCCTTCCCGACGCTGGACCCCGCGGTCTCCTTCCCGTACACGCCGTTCCTCCACCCGGGCGACGAGAAGGCCAAGACCCCGGCCTGGCTCAACGACGTGACGATGTACCACAACCGGGGTGACTCGACCTTCGCCGGCGAGTCCTCGACCTACGGCGACTTCGTCGGCCTCGACGACCTGTTCACCGAGCGGCCCGAGGTCGTCGACGGGATGGGCGAGATCTACAAGCAGTGGGTCGACTTCGGCATCGACGGCTTCCGCATCGACACCGTCAAGCACGTGAACCTCGAGTTCTGGCAGAAGTTCATCCCGGACATCCTCGGCGAGGCCAAGCGGGTCAAGAACAAGGACTTCTTCGCGTTCGGTGAGGTGTACGACGGCAACCCGGCCGTCATGTCCGAGTACACGACCTCCGGCAAGCTGCAGGCGACGCTCGACTTCGGCTTCCAGCAGCAGGGCGTCGACTTCGCCAAGGGCAACCCGGCCAACGTCCTCGCCGACTTCTTCGCCAAGGACGACTACTACACCGACGCCGACAGCAACGCCTACCAGCTCCCGACCTTCCTCGGGAACCACGACATGGGCCGGGTCGCGATGTTCCTCAAGGGCGCCGCGAAGGACGACGCGGACCTGCTCAAGCGCGTCCTGTTCGCCGACTCGCTGATGTTCACGATGCGCGGCAACCCGGTCACGTACTACGGCGACGAGCAGGGCTTCATCGGCACCGGCGGCGACCAGCTGGCCCGCCAGGACATGTTCGCGAGCAGGACGCAGGTCTACAACGACGAGGCCGTCCTCGCCGGCAAGCCCGGTTCGCGCGACCGCTACTCGACCACGCACCCCATCTACCGTCACCTCGCCGAGCTCTCGCGGCTGCGGGCCAAGCACCCGGTGCTCGCCGACGGGGCGCAGGTGCAGCGCTACGCCGACGAGGGGGCCGGCCTGTTCGCGGTCTCGCGCGTCGGGTCCACCGACGAGCGCGAGCACCACCCCAAGGGGCACGAGAAGGACGCGCAGCGTGAGTACCTCGTCGTCGCGAACAACGGGACCACCCCGAAGACCGCGACGTTCGACACCTGGACCAGCCGCAGCGGGTTCCAGCCCCTGTACGGCACGAAGAGCACGCTGCGCACGGGCGCCGACGGCTCCGTCACGGTGACGGTCCCGCCGCTCACGGTCGCCGTCTGGCGGGCGTGGTCGCCGGTCGACACCCGCGTCGCCGCGCCGCGCGTCACCCTCGACCTCGACGGGGACGCCGTGCACGGTCGCACCGAGGTCGGCGCGAGCGTCGAGTCCGGCACCTTCAGCCAGGCGACGTTCCTCTACCGGCCGGTCGGCACCCGCGACTGGCGCCTGCTCGGCACCGACGACAACGCGCCGTTCCGGGTCTTCCATGACGTCAGCGGGATGCCCGTCGGCACCGCGCTGGAGTACCGCGCCGTGGTCGAGGACGCCGCCGGGCGCGTGGCGGCCGACAGCGGGTGGGCCGTGACGGCGCAGCCGCCGTCGGCGACGGTCCCGCAGAACGGTGACCGCCCCGCCACCCAGCCGGGCACCGTGGCCTTCGCGGGCACGCTCAACAGCGAGATGGGCTGCACGGCCGACTGGCTGCCCGACTGCGAGCAGGCGCAGGCGACGCTCGACACCACGGACGGCATCTGGAAGAAGACGGTGGACCTGCCCGTCGGCCCGTACTCGTACAAGGCCGCGCTCGACCGGGCGTGGACCGAGAACTACGGCGCCGGCGGTGCGCGCGACGGCGCGAACATCGACGTCGAGACGACCGACGGCAAGGTCACCTTCTACTACGACCCCGCGACGCACTGGGCGACGTCGGACGAGCAGGGCCCGGTCGTCGTGGCCGGCGGCTCGTTCCAGTCCGAGCTCGGCTGCGCCGCGGACTGGGCGGCCGACTGCCTGCGGCCGTGGCTGCAGGACCCGGACGGCGACGGCGTCTACGCGCTGACGCTCACCGGTATCCCCGCCGGGACCTACGAGTTCAAGATCGCGCACGACCTCTCGTGGGACACCAACTACGGGGACGGCGGCGTGCCCGACGGGCCCAACATGTCGGTGACCGTGCCGGTCGACGGGGCGCGGACGACGTTCCTGTACGACGTGCGCACGCACGAGACGACGGTGACCTCCGAGGCGCCCTGACCCGGGTCTCGCACCGGACCGACGACGGGTCCGCCACCTCCACGAGGTGGCGGACCCGTCGCCGTCCCCGGGTGGTGCGTCCCGGTGACGGGCGCCAGGTCAGCGACCGAGGACGACGTCCTGTCCGTCGAGCCGGACGGCGAAGCCGGCGCCGTCGACCCCGACCTCGCGCAGGACCATCCCGTCGGGCAGGCCGGTCACGGGGGTCCGGATGGTCACCAGCTGCCGGGCCGCGGCGCCGAGGGCCGCGTCGACCGGCCCGGGGCCGCCGACGTCGACGGTCTCGGGCTCGAGGACCAGCAGGCCGCCCTCGGCCCGGACCCGCCCGGTGGCACGCACGAGCAGGTCGCGGCCGAGGACGTTCACCTGCCGCTCGACCCCGGCGCGTCCCTCGCCCGCCGCGTAGAGGCGGGTCCCGGCGCCCACCTGCTCGGCGACGGTGCCGAACGGCAGGGTCGCCCGCACGGCGAGGGTCGTGGCCCGCAGGCCGTCCGGCCCGAAGCGCACACCGGTGCCGGTCGCGTCGACGTCGACGAGGTCGCCCTCCGCGGCGAGCACCTCCCGGCTCTGGAGCCGGACGGCGCCGAGCCAGGTCTCGTCAGGCCCGAGGTCGCCCGGCGGCGATACGCGCACCCCCGACGGGGGCGGGGAGGGCAGCGCTGCCGGAGTGGCCCCCGAGCCGAGCGAGAGCCCGAGGACGATCACGCCGAGCACGAGGACGACCAGGGTCGTCAGGACACCGAGGAGGAACCGCTTCACCCGGTCAGCGTGGCACCTGCGCGGCGCCGAGCGTGCGGGTGAACCCCTCCGGCACGAGGATGTCGTCGCGGGTCAGCTCCTGGACCGAGCCGCGCCCGAGCCCCAGCAGGGCCGACGACACCCCGCCGGAGAGTATGTCGAGGACGTTCTCGACGCCGGCCTGCCCGTTGGCGGCGAGCCCCCAGAGGTAGGCGCGCCCGATCATCACGGCCTTCGCGCCGAGGGCGAGCGCCTTGACGACGTCGCCGCCGCGCCGGATGCCGGAGTCGAGGACGACCTCGACCTGGTCGCCGACCGCGTCCGCGATGCCCGGGAGCATCCGGATGGCACCGGGGATGCCGTCGAGGTTGTTGCCGCCGTGCGTCGAGACCGAGATGGCCGTGGCCCCGGCGTCGACCGCGCGGCGCGCGTCGTCGACCCGGCAGATGCCCTTGACCATGAACGGGCCGCCCCACGTCTCGCGCAGCCAGGCGATGTCCTCCCAGGAGGGCGGCGGCGTCGTCATCCACTCGCCGTAGGCACCGAAGAAGGTCGGCCCCTTCTGCCCGCGCGGTGCCATGTTCGGGGTCGTGAGGTCGGGCAGGGCGCCGGAGCGCACGAAGTCCAGCAGCCAGCGCGGCTTGCGGACGACCTCGGGGGCGAAGGAGAGCATCGCCCGGGGGGTGAGGGCCTCGGGGATGGTCGGGCTGCCCCAGTCGCGGCCGTGCGAGAAGGTCCAGTCGAGGGTGGCGATGACGCCCTGCGCGCCGGCCGAGCGGGCCCGCTCGAGCCGCTCGGTCATCGTGTCGCGGCCGCCGGACCAGTAGATCTGGAACAGCGTGCGGTCGTTGGCGGCCACGACGTCCTCGATCGGGCTGGACCCGAAGGAGCTGAGCCCGACCGCCGTCCCGCGCGCCGCGGCCGCCCGGGCGACGGCGACCTCTCCCTCGGGGTGCACGGCCTGGACCCCGGTGGGCGAGATGATGACCGGCAGGGCGAGGTCCATCCCCATGACGCGGGTGGCGAGCGAGCGCTCGGCGCTGCCGCCCGCGACGTGCGGCGCGAACCCGAGCTCGGCGAACGCGGCGATGTTGTCCTCGTAGGTCTGCCCGCGCTCGGACCCGGCGAGCAGGGCCTTGTAGACGGAGCGGGGGAGCCGCTTCTCGGCGCGGCGCTGGGCCTCCGCGACGGTCTCGAACCATCCGGTGCTGCTCATGAAGGTCACCTCTCGGGGTGGGTGGTGGGCGGGGCCGGCCGGGGCCGGAGGACGGGGAGGAGTGCGCGGGGGGAGCGGGCGCGCAGGCAGCCGCGCCACAGGCCTGCGCCGTAGGCGAGGTCCTCGGCGCGACGCAGGGCCGTGTAGCGCAGGACGTCGAGGTCGGGGCGGACCCGGCGGTGGTCGAGCACGCCGTCGAGGACGGCCGCGGCGAGGGCCACCCGGCGCGCCCGGCGCGAGAACGGCACGAGCGCGGCCGTGACCGGCCAGTGGTGGCGCACGACGAGGGCGGTGGTCTGGGTGAGGGTGGCGTGCAGGGCGACGCCGAGGACGGCCGCGGCGGCCCGGTGCGGGTGGTCGCTGCCGCGCAGCCGGCGCGCGAGGGTCACCTGCGCCACCGCGCTCGCGGCCACGGCGGCCGGGATGCTCCAGCGGCGCTGCGCGAGGAGGGCGCCGGCGAGCACCGCCGTCCAGGGCGCGAGCACGGCCGGGGCGACGGCCTCACCGTGCCGGGCGGCGAGCAGTGCTGCTCCGGTGCCGTAGAACGCCT is from Arthrobacter sp. NEB 688 and encodes:
- a CDS encoding ATP-binding cassette domain-containing protein — its product is MGHVDIAGVGYSLPDGRPLLREVSLRVGEGAKVALVGPNGTGKTTLLRILAGDLDAQDGVVTRSGGLGVMRQFIGKVRDGSTVRDLLVSVAPAAIRAAAAEVERTELAMMERESEQDQLDYAQALVDWGDVGGYEWETLWDVCTVAALGVPYERAQWRPVTTLSGGEQKRLVLEALLRGPEEVLVLDEPDNYLDVPAKRWLEEQLVASPKTVLFVSHDRELLDRVASRIVTLEPGHGGNTAWVHPGRFSTYDAAREDRNARLEELRRRWDEEHAKLKALVVMYRQKAAYNSDMAARLQAAETRLRRFVEAGPPEAVPLRQRVSMRLTGGRTAKRAVVASGLELRVGGERLVEPFDTELWFGERVGVLGSNGSGKSHFLRLLAAGGTDPEREHEPVGEIRPGPVEHGGRVVLGSRVRPGWFAQTHDHAALHGRTLLEILHRGDEHRAGMPRDLAARALDRYGLAGAAEQSFDALSGGQQARLQILLLELSGATLLLLDEPTDNLDLHSAEALEDALAAFEGTVVAVTHDRWFARDLDRFLVFRQDGRVVEADEPVWDEGRVQRTR
- a CDS encoding alpha-amylase family glycosyl hydrolase; translated protein: MPRAHRRLSTVVATALVLGTPGLLAAVPASATDRSVALVGDLQSELGCAADWAPDCDATELTREGSTDTWSATFRLPAGSYQWKVALDDGWTENYGAGGVFDGPNVPLVLEGDARVRFTYDDATHAISMTPVDLAGGTSRADRRLAQDSLRSSLTRERFYFVMADRFANGSTANDRGGLTGGPLTTGFDPTHKGFYHGGDLKGLTQKLDYIKGMGTTAIWLTPSFTNKPVQGGPGQESAGYHGYWITDFTKIDPHLGTNAEMKKLIDAAHRKGMKVFFDIITNHTADVIDYREDQYTYRTKKAFPYKDASGTAFDDRDHVNQAFPTLDPAVSFPYTPFLHPGDEKAKTPAWLNDVTMYHNRGDSTFAGESSTYGDFVGLDDLFTERPEVVDGMGEIYKQWVDFGIDGFRIDTVKHVNLEFWQKFIPDILGEAKRVKNKDFFAFGEVYDGNPAVMSEYTTSGKLQATLDFGFQQQGVDFAKGNPANVLADFFAKDDYYTDADSNAYQLPTFLGNHDMGRVAMFLKGAAKDDADLLKRVLFADSLMFTMRGNPVTYYGDEQGFIGTGGDQLARQDMFASRTQVYNDEAVLAGKPGSRDRYSTTHPIYRHLAELSRLRAKHPVLADGAQVQRYADEGAGLFAVSRVGSTDEREHHPKGHEKDAQREYLVVANNGTTPKTATFDTWTSRSGFQPLYGTKSTLRTGADGSVTVTVPPLTVAVWRAWSPVDTRVAAPRVTLDLDGDAVHGRTEVGASVESGTFSQATFLYRPVGTRDWRLLGTDDNAPFRVFHDVSGMPVGTALEYRAVVEDAAGRVAADSGWAVTAQPPSATVPQNGDRPATQPGTVAFAGTLNSEMGCTADWLPDCEQAQATLDTTDGIWKKTVDLPVGPYSYKAALDRAWTENYGAGGARDGANIDVETTDGKVTFYYDPATHWATSDEQGPVVVAGGSFQSELGCAADWAADCLRPWLQDPDGDGVYALTLTGIPAGTYEFKIAHDLSWDTNYGDGGVPDGPNMSVTVPVDGARTTFLYDVRTHETTVTSEAP
- a CDS encoding LmeA family phospholipid-binding protein, with amino-acid sequence MKRFLLGVLTTLVVLVLGVIVLGLSLGSGATPAALPSPPPSGVRVSPPGDLGPDETWLGAVRLQSREVLAAEGDLVDVDATGTGVRFGPDGLRATTLAVRATLPFGTVAEQVGAGTRLYAAGEGRAGVERQVNVLGRDLLVRATGRVRAEGGLLVLEPETVDVGGPGPVDAALGAAARQLVTIRTPVTGLPDGMVLREVGVDGAGFAVRLDGQDVVLGR
- the mftD gene encoding pre-mycofactocin synthase MftD (MftD, an enzyme found in the mycofactocin biosynthesis locus, performs an oxidative deamination of 3-amino-5-[(p-hydroxyphenyl)methyl]-4,4-dimethyl-2-pyrrolidinone (AHDP). The resulting compound, now called pre-mycofactocin (PMFT), is a biologically active redox cofactor that can oxidize the non-exchangeable NADH of TIGR03971 family SDR-type oxidoreductases.); its protein translation is MSSTGWFETVAEAQRRAEKRLPRSVYKALLAGSERGQTYEDNIAAFAELGFAPHVAGGSAERSLATRVMGMDLALPVIISPTGVQAVHPEGEVAVARAAAARGTAVGLSSFGSSPIEDVVAANDRTLFQIYWSGGRDTMTERLERARSAGAQGVIATLDWTFSHGRDWGSPTIPEALTPRAMLSFAPEVVRKPRWLLDFVRSGALPDLTTPNMAPRGQKGPTFFGAYGEWMTTPPPSWEDIAWLRETWGGPFMVKGICRVDDARRAVDAGATAISVSTHGGNNLDGIPGAIRMLPGIADAVGDQVEVVLDSGIRRGGDVVKALALGAKAVMIGRAYLWGLAANGQAGVENVLDILSGGVSSALLGLGRGSVQELTRDDILVPEGFTRTLGAAQVPR